From the genome of Ictalurus punctatus breed USDA103 chromosome 28, Coco_2.0, whole genome shotgun sequence, one region includes:
- the LOC108260052 gene encoding uncharacterized protein LOC108260052, which yields MAEMNVLADFLQKPLGKMGIISLLLYAFEENIDDDFICPCERVENIVTSLLYGVVPSIGSFFVSYRVMDSPDRSQYKCLYSVLTAVVWMVLCLIDGRYLTCALSGSEGKYTETDTLKWCMPSEDNATLLLESEYKTQVLMSKSQEIGFYVIVIMIVSFLVAGFRKCRTNTSTSEMEMS from the exons ATGGCCGAAATGAACGTTCTCGCCGATTTTCTGCAGAAGCCGCTGGGGAAAATGGGGATCATCAGCCTTTTACTTTACGCTTTCGAGGAAAACATAGACGATGATTTTATTTGTCCTTGCGAACGAGTCGAGAACATAGTGACGTCTCTTTTGTACGGCGTAGTGCCTTCCATTGGGTCCTTCTTCGTGTCTTATCGTGTCATGGACTCACCTGACCGCAGTCAGTATAAATGTCTGTACTCTGTCCTCACAGCTGTAGTCTGGATGGTTCTCTGCCTAATCGACGGACGCTACCTGACCTGCGCGCTTTCGGGTTCGGAAGGCAAGTACACCGAAACCGACACGTTAAAATGGTGCATGCCTTCTGAAGACAACGCAACGCTCCTTTTGGAGAGCGAGTACAAGACTCAGGTGTTGATGTCCAAGTCTCAG gAAATAGGTTTCTACGTGATCGTGATTATGATTGTTTCCTTTCTCGTGGCTGGATTTCGGAAGTGCAGAACAAACACGAGCACATCTGAGATGGAAATGTCATAA